The Engystomops pustulosus chromosome 1, aEngPut4.maternal, whole genome shotgun sequence genome has a window encoding:
- the EPGN gene encoding epigen: MASRNIFLLLIFAVVTVFSEEPSGTMDPYENKRTQDSSMSELYETKCTEDDESFCLHGHCTIHQSLGEPICRCDFGFTGERCEHLILSAINVKETDATQFAIWLGAGLLITGLIALIWFYKKERCKKSRQNNETCNTEEQLSQVNV, translated from the exons ATGGCTTCTCGCAATATCTTCTTATTACTGATATTTG ctgTAGTTACTGTTTTTAGTGAAGAACCTTCAGGCACCATGGATCCTTATGAGAACAAGAGAACACAAG ATTCTTCTATGAGTGAACTGTATGAGACAAAGTGCACTGAAGATGATGAAAGCTTTTGTCTTCATGGTCACTGTACTATTCATCAATCACTTGGGGAGCCGATATGCAG GTGTGACTTTGGATTCACAGGAGAAAGGTGTGAACACCTAATTTTATCAGCAATAAATGTAAAAGAAacagatgcaacacaatttgccaTTTGGCTCGGAGCAGGATTGCTGATCACCGGATTAATTGCCTTAATCTGGTTCTACAAGAAAGAAAG ATGCAAAAAGTCTCGTCAAAATAATGAAACATGTAATACAGAAGAACAACTATCACAAGTCAATGTTTAA